The genomic interval TCGCAAACCGCTTGCTCAAACTGTCAAGGTGCTGGCTCAAAGAACCATCCTTGCCAGCTAATTTTGCCGTCTGATAGACAACTAGCGCCTGGGTGTAGGCATCACTGCCTGCGGCGAGGAAAGTATCTTCTATCGAACTTGCCAGTTGGCGGATAGCGCTCACCACAGACTCCATGTCCCGAACCAGAGACACATCACGGGAAAACCCGTTAAGATCAAAATTGCGCGGCAAAATGCCTTCATTCTGCTTCGCAAGAACCAAGGCATGGTCGACGAAGGCGCGACTCTTGTCTCCCATTTTCGGTAAGGCGCGGCGGTCAGCAGCATTTAGAACCACCAGGAATGGCAGTTGGGCCTTGATGTCTTCAATTGCCTTCAAAATGGATTGCTCCTGTTCCGGTTTGAGTTCGCCTTGTACAAGATCAGTATTCATGACCGTCTCCAAGCTATAGGACCGGTATTGCCGGCCAGATAAACTACAATAACCCGATATGGAACTTGATAGATGAATCGTCGTCCGTATCGCGAGGAATACTGTGCCGGAGACAAATGGATATTTCAGCGAAGCTTTCACATCGAAATTGCGATATATTATTTCTGTGAAATATCTAGCAATTCAATTATCTCTATACAACAAGAAACGAACCCAGAATGTTCACGGCATAACAAGATGCTGTCATTTAGCGGATCGTTTCATTAGTGCTGCGAAAAAAGTATACGTATTGAAATTCAAGGAACTGGAAGTCAAGCGTGTGAATGACGGCCAGAAAATTCTGGGCGTTGCCGAGGAGTCGGTGGCACGAACCTTTATGAGTGCAACACGGCTCCGGCGCCGCCTTTCCGCGAAATACTTTGATATAGTTAACACATCGACGGACGCACCCCATGTTTTGCCTGCACCGTCGTTAAAACTCCACTTGCGACAAAGCATCAGGGCCTGCGGCGGCGCAGGGACCGTCGAATTTCGCTTCGCTGCCGCTACTTTCTGTGCTCCTTCAGTGATGTTGGGTGAGTTGTGATCGCCCCAGCGCTCCAGCCAGCGGCAGCGCCTGTGGTAATTCTCCAGGTTTTTGGCGGCGACTCCGTGAAGCCGATCCATACACAGATTGAGTCGACTGTCATAGGCGTTGACATTTTCGATGTGAAAAACGCTGGTGATCACACGAATGCCCGCCGAGAGTTTAATGCTGTCACCGTGCTACGCTTGGTAGGCCTAGTCTTCCTGATTGTTTCTCCATGATCTCTGCCGCGCGGCATCATTTTTCCATTGTAAGCACTATGCCGACTGGTTATCGCGGCCGCAGTCTCGTGTCGCCTTGAACGCACTGCGCCATTTTGTGGCTTGGAGTCCCGGAAAGCTGGCCAAAGACACAGCCATCGTTACGGGTGGAATGGGGCTTCGAGCCGTTTCCCAAGCGTTGGTGTTTCTCATCACGGCCCGGGTTCTCGGTGTAGAAGGGTATGGCAGTTTCGTAGCGCTGCTGACGCTGGCCAGTGTCCTTTCCTATTTTTGTGGTTTGGGGGGGCATGTGTTGTTGGTTCGCGACGTCGCCCGCGATTCTGCAAGCTTTGCTGCCGGTTGGGGCTATGCCATTTCGTCGCTCCTGGTCGGGACCACTATGGTATTCCCCATCTATTTGCTTGCAAGTAACTGGCTCGTTCCTCAGTACATCGCCCTATCTGCGATCGCTCTTTTGGGAGTCGGCGAACTGATTTTCTGGCCATTGGCCAATTTGGCGAGTTTCGCTTACCAGGGCTACGAGCGCATGGGCCGTTCGTCCCATATGATGTTGGCTCCGGTGGTTTTTCGTTTGATGGCAGCGTTAACGCTGCTAGCGCTCAGCGTATGGGAAAAGCTTAAATTTCCTTTGTTGACTTGGTGTGCATTGTACGCGGTGGCGATGCTCGTCTCGGCTTGCTATGTGCATTACAGAGTTTTTCGAGACTTGGGCGCTCCTCGCTGGGGGAAAGCCGCTCATCTTCGGGAGCGCATAGAAGAGGGTATCGTTTTTTCCTTTTGGGGTATCGCCGAAAAGGTATATGTCGATGCCGACAAGCTGATGTTGGCGCGTTTGAATTCGCTTGAGGTGGTTGGACTCTATTCGGCGGGGTATCGGGTGGTAGATATCGTATTTCTACCGCTCTATGCATTATTGAGTTCAGCCGCACCCCGTTTCTTTCGCGCCGGTCATGTCGGTGTGGCCGGCGCCTGGCGATACGCGCGGCGGGTTGCGCCTATCGCGATCGGTTATGGTTCAGCGGTGGGATTGGCGCTGTTTTTTGCCGCTCCGTTGCTGACTTCTCTGCTTGGCGAGGCCTACGCGGATGCGGTTGAAGTCGTTAGGTGGCTGTGCTGGTTGCCATTGGTTTCGTCTCCTCGGCTACTGCTGCAATATGCGCTCGCCACAAGCGGTCGCCACAAAGTAGGAATGATGGCGGTCGCCATGGGCGGAAGTACTAACATTTTGATTAATATTGGATTGATCCCAACTCTTGGCTGGCAAGGCGCAGCGGTTGCGACGTATGCCGCTGAGATCCTGATGGCTGGGGCCATGGCATGTCCTGTGCTGCATCGACCTCGATCGATACGAAAAGAAGCACCGGTGAAGAGAAGATGAATTCTGATGGTTGGCAGCCCGGCGAGCTGGAGCATTTGGGGCGCTGTCCTTTGTGCGACATCGAACGGCGGAAAAAGAAATACTCAGACGTTGACGACTGGCATAGCGGCACCCCAGGAACGTGGGATTACTACCAATGCGAAACTTGCAAAGCTCTCTACCTGGATCCGCGACCCAATCGAGCAGCAATCGGGCGACTCTATGAACACTATTTCACCCATGCCGGAACCCCAAATCGTGAACGCGGTTTTTGGGGTCGGCACGCTTTGGGAACTCGCAACGATTACCTCAACTGGAAATACGGCTATCGTAACGAACCAGTTGTTTTGGGCGGTCGCGCGTTGATGTATCTGCTGCCGCCGTGGTTTCGCTGGGAGTGGGACCATGCCGCGCGCCACCTTCCAAAACCTGAACCAGGCAGGAATCGCCTGCTTGACGTTGGGTGCGGCAACGGCGAGTTTCTGGTGGCTGCGCGCAGTGCCGGCTGGCAAGTCTGTGGTGTCGATTTCGATGCCAAGGCGGTGGCCACGGCACGAAGTCAAGGGCTGGATGCTTATTGCGGTTCGCTGGAATCACAAAGCTTTGAGGCGGCCTTGTTCGATGCCATTACCTTGTCCCATGTCATCGAGCACGTCCATCGACCTGCCGCTGTCATTGCCGAATGTGCACGCCTTTTGAAGAAGGGCGGAATCCTGTGGCTCGCAACGCCCAATGTGGAGGCGATCATCCATCGTTGGTTCGGCAAGCATTGGTTCGATTTATCACCCCATCATCTCGTCCTTTTTTCCATTGCCAATCTGCGCGCCATTCTCGAAGCGCAAGGATTTCAGGTACGCTTTGAGCACCGCGGGGCCCACGTTCAATCGCACTGGAAGGCTTCGTTTGCGCGAAAACAAGGGGCAGATGGTGCGGAAAATGTCTGTCTGCCCGCTTTCCTTGGCGCCAAGAGCGACTTTCGCTATCAGTCCTTGGAATTGCTGACAGCACTGTTTCTGAGGTGGCAAGGTGATCTCGTCGTTTCCGCTTCCAAAGCCTGATGTTGCGCTGGTACTGCCCTCACTCGAAGGAGGAGGGGCCGAGCGCGTTTTCTTGCGGCTGGCGGAGTTGTTTTGTCAGAGGGGATTGGTGGTCGATGTGGTGGTTGCACGCCGTGAAGGGGCATTGATCTCGAGCGTTTCCGAATTTGTGCGCCTCGTTGATCTCCACTCGTCGCGCCCGAGTCGAGCGATCCCCGCGCTGGTCTGCTATCTAAGGCAGGCCCGTCCCAAAGCGGTTATGTCGGCCCTGACGCATACAAACATCGCATTAGCCATCGCGCATCGCTTAGCCAATGTCTCCAGTCGCTGTGTACTCAGCGAACGTGCTGATCTTAGAGTTTGCCTACACCAGGAGAAAGCGTTTTGGGATGAAAGCTGGAACCGTATTTTGGGAAAATTGGTTTATCCGTGGGCTGACCACGTAGTTGCAGTTTCTCGCGGTGTGGCACGAAGCGTCGTGGAGGTTATGGGAGTGTCAGAGCACCACGTCCAGGTCATCTATAACCCTATCGACCCGGAAAAAGTCAACCAACACTCCAGGCAACCGGTCGAGTTTCCCTGGCGCGACGATCTTCCCATCGTCATCGCCGTGGGGAGACTGGTCGCGCAAAAGGATTATCCCTGCCTACTACGGGCATTTGCCCGATTGATACAACATACCCCTTGTCATTTGGCGATTCTGGGAGAGGGAGAAGACCGCGAGTCTTTGGATCGCCTGATCAGTCAACTTGGCATCGCCCAACAGGTCTGGATGCCGGGATTTATTTGCAATCCTCTACCCTGGGTGGCCAAAGCCAAGGTCTTGGCGCTTTCTTCCCGTTGGGAAGGGTTGCCTGGAGTATTGCTGGAAGGATTGGCTTTAGGTGTGCCTATCGTAGCGACCGATTGTCCTTCTGGGCCAGCTGAAATTTTGGAACAAGGCCGGTTTGGTACGCTGATTCCGCCCGGAGATTCTGAAAAGCTTGCACGGGCCTTATCCAAAGTGTTGGCTGGTGAAAGCCCCGTTTTTTTAAGGGAAGAGGCGCTTGATAGGTTTCAGTCAGATCGGGTCGTCGAACAATATTTTGCTGTTTTGGGAATTGGATTATGAATCTAGAAGACACGCGGTTTGCTTTTGGTGAAAACTGGCAAAGGTTTCTTGCCATTCTCACGGATGAGCAAATCTCAGCAGCAGAGGCATCGCTGAAATCCATGTTGAATTGCAATTCGCTAGAAGGATTGCGATTGCTTGATGCAGGTTCTGGAAGCGGTTTGTTCTCCCTAGCGGCTCGCAGAGCTGGTGCCATCGTACATTCTTTTGATTTTGATCCAAACAGTGTGGCCTGTACCCAGCGATTAAGGGAAAAATATTTCCCTGATGATCCACACTGGACTATAGAGCAAGGCTCGGTTCTCGATAAAGATTACCTTTCAAGGCTTGGGCTATTTGATATTGTTTATTCTTGGGGTGTGCTACACCACACCGGACATATGTGGCAAGCTCTCGATAATATTATTCCTCTAGTCGAACCTGAAGGTAAGCTATTCATTGCAATTTATAACGATGCGGGAAAATCGAGTAAATATTGGTGGTTCATAAAAAGACTATATAACCGGAATCGATTCCTACGCCCATTTTTGATTGGCTATGCGCTTTTAACCACTCGATCAGGATGGATCATTCGCGGAGTCTTCAAAGGACGCCCACTAGAAAAATGGCGTCAGTATGGAAAGAAATCCAGAGGGATGTCGGCGTGGCACGACCTGATCGATTGGGTTGGCGGGTTTCCTTATGAATACGCAAAGCCGGAGGAGGTTTTTGATTGCGTGGTGGGAAGAGGCGGCAGATTGGTAAGGCTCCGAACAATGGCAGGCGGCACCGGATGTAACGAATTTGTTTTTGCCATGGATAGAAGCGGCAAGTGATGTGTGGTTTGGTCGGTGCTTTTTCTCCGGGTCAGGCGGTTGATGTTGCCCATTTAAGACGTCTGTCGTCTTTGATTCAGCACCGCGGACCGGATGACGAGGGTATCTATCTGGACCGTGAAGTTGGATTTTGTGTGGCGCACCAGCGGCTGGCCATTCTCGACCTCTCTCCTGCCGGGCATCAGCCGATGCAGTCGCGCTCCGGGCGTTATGTCATTACTTACAATGGAGAAATTTACAACCACTTGGGATTGCGTCAAACGCTGCTGGCTCAGGATTCGAATTTATCATTTCGCGGTAGTAGCGATACAGAAACCTTGCTCGCTGCCATCGAGCATTGGGGAGTAGAAAAAGCCCTCGAGTACTGCAACGGAATGTTTGTATTTGCTCTTTGGGATAAATCGACTCGGCGATTGTGCCTAGCGCGCGACCGGATGGGAGAAAAGCCTCTGTATGTGGGATGGCTAAACGGTACGATCGTTTTTTCTTCGGAACTCAAGCCAATCCTCTCCTGCTATCCGGTTAGCCTTGATTCCGAGGCGCTTGGATTGATGTTGGGATTGGGGTATGTGCCAGCGCCCTGGTCAATCGTCAATAACGTGTTCAAACTACCAGCGGCGCATTACCTCTGGTTGAGGGAGAGCGATGCTAACCGAGCGATGGACATTGAAGGTTTTCGCGCGGCAGTCAGAGCGTATTGGTCCTTGCCGGAGATTGCTGCTAATGCTCTGAGACCAAATGATTCAGCCAAGCCGGGAATCGAGGAAGCCGAAGTTCAATTGGAGTGCTTGCTGAAAGAGTCGGTGCGCGATCGCATGCTCTCTGATGTACCTTTGGGAGCGTGCCTTTCCGGCGGTATTGACTCAACGAGCATTGTCGCTTTGATGCAAGCTGTTTCAGATCGACCGATCAAAACATTCACTATCGGTTTCGAAGAATCGGGCTTCGATGAGGCTGTCTATGCCGGTAAGGTAGCCCAACATTTGGGGACAGCTCACACAGAAGCGCGCTTAAAGGCAACGGACGCACTGGATCTGATCCCAAAGTTGCCACAGGTCTATGACGAACCTTTTGCCGATTCTTCCCAGCTTCCCACCCTGCTTCTCACTTCACTCATCAGGCAGCACGTTAAGGTCGCATTGAGTGGCGATGGGGGGGACGAGTTGTTTTTTGGGTATGGGCGTTATTCCACAGCGCTACGGCTTTGGAGGAGTTACAGCAAACTTCCTCATTGTTGCCGACGTTGGTTGGATGGTAATAGCTCACCGTTGTTCTCTTACCGGCTTTGGCGACTCTTGCGGCGCTTGGCGGCGCCAAATTTCGATGCGTTTTACTTAGCCTTTTCGTCTCCCGTGCCTGACCCGGCGATTTTCTCGGATCGATCGCGTCCTTTGTGGGATGTCATGCAGCCTTTGCCCAAAGGTGTCGAAGAGTTGCCTGCTCGTATGATGTACCGCGATCAGACTTTGTATTTGCCTGATGACATCTTGGTCAAGGTCGATCGCGCGAGCATGGCTGTCGGCCTCGAAATGCGGGTGCCGTTGCTGGATCATCGCCTGGTGGAGTGGGCGTGGGGCTTGCCTTTTTCTTTCAAGTATCGAGATGGATCAGGGAAGTGGCTCCTCCGACAGGTTTTGTGTAAGTATGTGCCATCCGTATTATTTGAGCGTCCCAAGCAGGGGTTTGGCATTCCAATCGATGATTGGCTACGCGGGCCGCTGCGTGAATGGGCAGAAGAACTGCTATCACATCGTTCTTTAGCAATTTGCCCTCAATTGAATGCGAGCGCCGTCCAAGGGATTTGGCGTCAGCACTGCCAGGGAAGAATCAACGCCGGTTATGCATTGTGGAATGTGCTTATGTTAATGGCCTGGCTACAAGAGTGGCGCTTATGCGTATCCTAGTTTTGGGGGATGTGCCGCCATTCGTCATCGGGGGCGCCGAAATGCAAGCTTGGCGCCTGGCGAGACAATGGGTGGAACTTGGACATCGGGTTGATATTGCCGGTCACCGTATCCCCAACGCGACACACGAGGGAGTAAATCTTTTCCGCCTTTCGGTATTTCGGCAGGGTGGTCGATCGCTGCGCGGTGCCAGCTACTTTTTGTCAGTGGCAGCTTTTCTGCTTCGTCGTAGGCATCAGTACGATTTGATCTATTGCCGCTTTCTGGGGGAAGCGGCCCTCAGCGTGGCGTTTCTCAAACACGTTGCCTTGGTTGGTTTGCCCTTAATCGCGGTTCCTGCCTCTGCCGGCAGTGAGGATAAGGCCGATTTTGCGCTGCTCCGTTCCCTGCCCGCCACTGATAAGCTGGTGCTTTTGCTCAATCAGCAATGTGAATGCGTCAACTATATCGCGCCAGGCATTGAACAGAATTTGCGGAAAATTGGCGTACAGCCCAAAAGAACCGCTTATATCCCC from Methyloterricola oryzae carries:
- a CDS encoding class I SAM-dependent methyltransferase; translated protein: MNSDGWQPGELEHLGRCPLCDIERRKKKYSDVDDWHSGTPGTWDYYQCETCKALYLDPRPNRAAIGRLYEHYFTHAGTPNRERGFWGRHALGTRNDYLNWKYGYRNEPVVLGGRALMYLLPPWFRWEWDHAARHLPKPEPGRNRLLDVGCGNGEFLVAARSAGWQVCGVDFDAKAVATARSQGLDAYCGSLESQSFEAALFDAITLSHVIEHVHRPAAVIAECARLLKKGGILWLATPNVEAIIHRWFGKHWFDLSPHHLVLFSIANLRAILEAQGFQVRFEHRGAHVQSHWKASFARKQGADGAENVCLPAFLGAKSDFRYQSLELLTALFLRWQGDLVVSASKA
- a CDS encoding oligosaccharide flippase family protein, yielding MNALRHFVAWSPGKLAKDTAIVTGGMGLRAVSQALVFLITARVLGVEGYGSFVALLTLASVLSYFCGLGGHVLLVRDVARDSASFAAGWGYAISSLLVGTTMVFPIYLLASNWLVPQYIALSAIALLGVGELIFWPLANLASFAYQGYERMGRSSHMMLAPVVFRLMAALTLLALSVWEKLKFPLLTWCALYAVAMLVSACYVHYRVFRDLGAPRWGKAAHLRERIEEGIVFSFWGIAEKVYVDADKLMLARLNSLEVVGLYSAGYRVVDIVFLPLYALLSSAAPRFFRAGHVGVAGAWRYARRVAPIAIGYGSAVGLALFFAAPLLTSLLGEAYADAVEVVRWLCWLPLVSSPRLLLQYALATSGRHKVGMMAVAMGGSTNILINIGLIPTLGWQGAAVATYAAEILMAGAMACPVLHRPRSIRKEAPVKRR
- a CDS encoding class I SAM-dependent methyltransferase — translated: MNLEDTRFAFGENWQRFLAILTDEQISAAEASLKSMLNCNSLEGLRLLDAGSGSGLFSLAARRAGAIVHSFDFDPNSVACTQRLREKYFPDDPHWTIEQGSVLDKDYLSRLGLFDIVYSWGVLHHTGHMWQALDNIIPLVEPEGKLFIAIYNDAGKSSKYWWFIKRLYNRNRFLRPFLIGYALLTTRSGWIIRGVFKGRPLEKWRQYGKKSRGMSAWHDLIDWVGGFPYEYAKPEEVFDCVVGRGGRLVRLRTMAGGTGCNEFVFAMDRSGK
- the asnB gene encoding asparagine synthase (glutamine-hydrolyzing); this translates as MCGLVGAFSPGQAVDVAHLRRLSSLIQHRGPDDEGIYLDREVGFCVAHQRLAILDLSPAGHQPMQSRSGRYVITYNGEIYNHLGLRQTLLAQDSNLSFRGSSDTETLLAAIEHWGVEKALEYCNGMFVFALWDKSTRRLCLARDRMGEKPLYVGWLNGTIVFSSELKPILSCYPVSLDSEALGLMLGLGYVPAPWSIVNNVFKLPAAHYLWLRESDANRAMDIEGFRAAVRAYWSLPEIAANALRPNDSAKPGIEEAEVQLECLLKESVRDRMLSDVPLGACLSGGIDSTSIVALMQAVSDRPIKTFTIGFEESGFDEAVYAGKVAQHLGTAHTEARLKATDALDLIPKLPQVYDEPFADSSQLPTLLLTSLIRQHVKVALSGDGGDELFFGYGRYSTALRLWRSYSKLPHCCRRWLDGNSSPLFSYRLWRLLRRLAAPNFDAFYLAFSSPVPDPAIFSDRSRPLWDVMQPLPKGVEELPARMMYRDQTLYLPDDILVKVDRASMAVGLEMRVPLLDHRLVEWAWGLPFSFKYRDGSGKWLLRQVLCKYVPSVLFERPKQGFGIPIDDWLRGPLREWAEELLSHRSLAICPQLNASAVQGIWRQHCQGRINAGYALWNVLMLMAWLQEWRLCVS
- a CDS encoding glycosyltransferase — encoded protein: MISSFPLPKPDVALVLPSLEGGGAERVFLRLAELFCQRGLVVDVVVARREGALISSVSEFVRLVDLHSSRPSRAIPALVCYLRQARPKAVMSALTHTNIALAIAHRLANVSSRCVLSERADLRVCLHQEKAFWDESWNRILGKLVYPWADHVVAVSRGVARSVVEVMGVSEHHVQVIYNPIDPEKVNQHSRQPVEFPWRDDLPIVIAVGRLVAQKDYPCLLRAFARLIQHTPCHLAILGEGEDRESLDRLISQLGIAQQVWMPGFICNPLPWVAKAKVLALSSRWEGLPGVLLEGLALGVPIVATDCPSGPAEILEQGRFGTLIPPGDSEKLARALSKVLAGESPVFLREEALDRFQSDRVVEQYFAVLGIGL